The Thermodesulfobacteriota bacterium genomic sequence TCTCTGAGACATGCACCACTGAGGTCAGCCTTACTGAGCGTTGCCTCGACAAGGTCTGACGTCCTCAGGTGTGCCTCACTGAGGTTCGCCTTTCTAAGGTATGCACCACTAAGATCGGCCCAACCGAGGTCTGCTTTGCTGAGTTTTGCCCAACCGAGGTCTGTCCCGCTGAGATCCGCCCTGCTGAGGTTTGCCCCTCTTAAATCTGCCGCCTTCAGGTTAGCTCCACTTAGGTCTGCTTCTCTGAGATATGCTCCACCAAGGTCTGCGCCGATGAGGTCTGCTCCTGAGAGGTCTGGCTTTATGTCGGGGTTTTCATCCCTCCAATCATTCCAAATTTTAACTCCCTGCCTGAGAATCGACAGATGTTTCTCACTTGCCATGAACTACTCTTCTTTGCTAAATGATCTTGCAAAATGGGGAACCTTGGGCCTTTAATGGTAACTATTCATTCATACATTTTCGAGCGTTTTGTATAAATCTAATATCTTCATCTATGAGTTCCTTCTGAAATTTTGATCACAGATGTTTTTTAAGGGCAGTCAAGCCAATTTTTTTTCTTCCCACATCAGTTCCACATAAAATATAAATATTTATATACAATAGGCCATAAATAAAGGGAACGCAACACTATTCTATCTTCACTCACTCTTCGACCAGGCTCAGGGTTTACGGCTGGGGTAATGACCAACGGGATTTCCGATAACTGAATGAAGCTGTCGGCGGTGAATTTTCGATCAGTCCAATCTTGATTAAGCTTCACATTTAAATATAATTTTACCCCGATAAAACAATTTAATTTCAAACCGTATTACTGCGAATATGGCGATGATTCCTGTTTTATAGTCAAATTATCATGAATGACCAACAAACAGAATTGAATCGATCTCCAAACACAAATTTTACGGAAAAAAAAGACCACAGTGAGATAGAGAAATACAAACCACTGAATCCTCCAACCGGAATCATTGGGAAAACAATTGCTGCTTTTATTGATTGGGTCGAGAAAGTTCTTATAAAATTCTCCGTTAATGGAAATCCACCAATTTATGAAAATTCAACCTTCCCCTGGGCAACCGAAGTAGAGAAGGACTGGCAGAAGATCCGAAAAGAGCTCGACCAGGTAATGGAACGCAGGGAAGAGTTACCCAGTTTTCATGAAATAACAAGTGAAGTAAAGACAATAACCCAAGATGATCAATGGAAGACCTTTTTCCTCGCGGGCTTTGGACTTCAGAGTCAAGAGAATTGCAGAAGATGTCCTGAAACAGCTAGATTGCTGAAAAAAATCCCAGGAATGAAAACCGCTTTTTTCTCAATACTCTCTCCGAATAAACACATCCCCCCACACCGAGGAGCCTACAACGGTGTATTGC encodes the following:
- a CDS encoding pentapeptide repeat-containing protein, which encodes MASEKHLSILRQGVKIWNDWRDENPDIKPDLSGADLIGADLGGAYLREADLSGANLKAADLRGANLSRADLSGTDLGWAKLSKADLGWADLSGAYLRKANLSEAHLRTSDLVEATLSKADLSGACLREANLRLSNLREADLSGADLCRADLTEADLWKARLDRAKLEGAILEKAVFLQTNLTYVENLTQEQIDSATIDGTTQLPEHLRSPSQEEGE
- a CDS encoding aspartyl/asparaginyl beta-hydroxylase domain-containing protein — encoded protein: MNDQQTELNRSPNTNFTEKKDHSEIEKYKPLNPPTGIIGKTIAAFIDWVEKVLIKFSVNGNPPIYENSTFPWATEVEKDWQKIRKELDQVMERREELPSFHEITSEVKTITQDDQWKTFFLAGFGLQSQENCRRCPETARLLKKIPGMKTAFFSILSPNKHIPPHRGAYNGVLRYHLGLIVPEPKEKCRIRIEREITHWEEGKSLIFDDSFNHEVWNETAGHRAVLFVDFERPVKFPFNLLNKLLLNAAVFSPFIREAQENQKQWEKRFYGQKS